Part of the Diabrotica virgifera virgifera chromosome 6, PGI_DIABVI_V3a genome, cgtatacagggtgtaacaaaaatacaggtcataaatttaatcacatattctgggaccaaaaataattcgattgaacctaatttaccttagtacaaagatgcacataaaaaaagttacagccctttgaagttacaaaatgaaaatcgattttttccaatatatcgaaaactattagagattttttattgaaaatggacatgtggtattatttttatggcagtagtatcttaagaaaaaattatagttaaatttggacaccccataaaaattgtatgggggtctTGTTCCTtttaaccccccaaacttttatgtacgttccaatttaattaatgttagagagatatcgaaaccctatttaacacatagaggtatatattgacATAGAGAGAGTATCATcaaagcgaagtgacgacaccatcttttttctttggattagtgctgtttcactctacGCATATTAAGCTGagacagttgtcctcctcttccgtgcctataccaCCGCCTATACTCACAccttaatgtcatcttagtttctcggtacgatgtgttagaaagagatagcgcaaaccagtcgaagagatcttgtcgtcaggacgCGCATAGTGAAggctctctctatgctaatatataactctatgatttaacatcgtcctttaataaaagatcctttattttgacataaataaccatgcttatatgtcaaaagtgtcaaaataaaagatcttTTATTACCAAACGacggtttcgatatctctctatagggcttttcatcgattgtcatttgtttcgagcttctgtcatgtgtcacataatattaatatatctacgccatacgtctttggtttctaTCATTGTTATTACGGTtattaccaataacgtatgacgtagatatattaatattatgtgacacatgacagaagctcgaaacaaatgactgtgaatgaaaagccctattgtagtaccattagttaaaaacaatgttttaaaaaattttttgcctctcagtactttttcgaaaaatcagtttatatcgagatattttgaatatttgtcaaatccaccacatatttgtatatggttaagtacgattatggaaacTTGGTAATGaacatttatttttgatttacatgtttaggcagtgctgtttttgtaacaatataggttccggtacgcaatgttctGGGGGGTCTGGGGAGTGTTCATAAAAGGGGGTCCGCCCCCgggaaaacttttaaaatttagCCTCAATAAGGGCGTTTTAATGCTATTTGTGAGCAAGGAAAAAATTCAGGAATTTGTCtctaattttgttgtttttttatttttgtcccaAAAGGtaccggtacggcgtaccggcgcgtaccgtcacaaaaacagcactgtgtttaggtatattttgaaccatattaaaaaaggatccacatctcgataaaagatgccttatcaaaaaaatacaaagaggcaaaaaagttttaaaaacactgtgtttaactactGGTATCGCagcaatagtttaattggaacgtacacaaacatttggggggtttaaaggaacaaaaccctcataaaacttttatgtaaacatattaaaaaagaagttgcAACTCAATAAAAGCcgtcttatcgaaaaaatactaggaggcaaaaaagttttaaaaatatttatttcaactAATGAtgccacaaaaataatttaattgtaacgtacacaaaagtttgggggggtttaaaggaacaaaacccccataaaaattttatggggtgtccaaatttcactataattttttcttaagatactactaccataagaataccacatgtccattttcaataaaaaatctctaatagttctcgatatattggaaaaaatcgattttcattttgtaacttcaaagggctgtaactttttttatgtgcacatttgtactaaggtaagttaggttcaatcgaactatttctgctcccagaatatgtgattaaatttatgacctgtatttttgttacaccctgtatatacgatATTCAGTATCAGTTGGTATCAGTGAAAGTTGAACCCCAGAAAATAGCAACAGCGTGACTTAATACACGCCACCAACTTAACAAGAATCACAGCATAATAAATGAAACGTTTTCGTTTTCTATGCTGTGCAAGAATGCTGTTATGTTGGtacaaaaaaatacttggatctacagaccgagctgggtctcgtaaattccacggcttcacgcaatcgtacttgagacaccGTGTCAGGTGTTTCCGTGTTTGGATTCTGTTTGAAAATTTGCGTGATACTGTGttgtgaattttaaaaattttaagtgCGGTTTTtgcaatgaactgtcaacactgatggaatggccccgtcccattccaacagtgaagcgagataggcgccaacatacaagagagaggttctagcacttctagagagacatgagagagacagagaattttcaggtaaaattttgttacaactacaacgtacctgactagcactgtccgattatcttccctcctttacctgattatcttctatctcatcctggcgccattaacttcgttttatggcgattccatcagtgttgacagttcgttgggtTTTTGACCATTGtgagaaattatttatttagttttgtgtttataatttaaacTCTTGtaaacttgtattgaaaacaacatattttgtaatttgcaaaaaaaaacaacataggTAACAAAACAACATGCTTTGTTACCCAGAGGCTATTTTCCTTCAAATCGGGCCTGAGGCACTACACACTTTTCGGCcccctaaatatgatttaataataataatcatttttttaaaagaaTTAATTATTTAacagaaatatagttgcaccagaaatttaaatttatattaacaataaataaaatttatattcaaACATTTCAATATGGTTtaaatacagtgtgtcgcatttaagatgaagacagatctatatttcggctatcaaaataaatcaggtttgaagttttgcacagtcacccaggttgaaggtttacattttttaagatatttaactgaaatttaaattttaatcgcgGCCTACTGTAAATCCACGAGCagggtaaattttctataattttcttcgcgttagagatatttgagagttatttgaaaaagtactTCCAAACCTTATTCTAACCCCGCATACCAAAttgcatgacaaaattcgcacttttagttttttcaataTTTGAAGTCAGGACTCTAAAATTTGTTTGATCCGAGATGCATCTCAGGCCAGCCAATTTTtagttttaggatcctgactacaaaaaatgaaaaaactaaaagtgcgaattttgtcatgaaatttgctATGTGAGGtcagaataatatttggaacatctttttcaaataagtttttttcttagatataaaaggtttttaaataaatataccttttaccaagaaacatttttcattaaatttacttttaattaatggtatacagccagctacaggaaattcttccttgtggatatttTTTAGTTATCTTTTAACACGaagcaaaatatagaaaatttacccAGTTTGTCGAGTCGCAGTAGGCTgcgttaaatatttaaatttgagctgactatcttaaaaaatgtgaacagtcaacctgtatgactgtcttcaaatctgtatttattttgataaccAAAATATAGGAATGTTTTCATCTTAAATGTGACACACTGTATTATGTCATTTccatttgtaaataatttggttgttGCACTATAAAAGGATAGACCGttcttggacaaaaatttaatggttgCTTTCTATTATTTGTTGAAAAACGTTTCTCCAATGttccttttcttctaaataacttttttccattatTGTTACAATAATTTGTCCTGCTGTACTACTTCTGGACTACGTACCAATTGATCAAATATGTTCAGGAGACCGCTTAACTGCCTGATATTTTTCCAGTTATTATACCCatcgaaagttagaaaaacaattattttctgGAAATCAGTTTACAAGTGTAACAATAAACACGGCTACATTTAGGACTACAGTGTACACTAACCACTCGCGAAGAATTTTTCCCCATTAGCtcttattttataaaaaattgcactttgtagtaacacattcactaattttatcaatagattgattcggtcgattatttataagatattgttgaaattccaaatttaaatgttttggccTATTCCCTATATCGCTAGGAAAAGAGTTATtgacattgtcgttttctatagATGACGGAGATGTACTTGTGACAGGTGATGTCACTTGAAAATCAAAAGTGGAGTCATCATTTACCATTTCCGGTTCGTAAAatcaaaaaattttgaaaatttattttgtcattgcaataaaattttttttgaagttatacttctttaagcgcgattgagattgagggtgaatttatattgatctgcgcgcatgcgcacaccgacagtatggtattagtcgttatacgggctctgattgggtgttgaaatgatctgtcaataataaataattgttcaatatgaaggtaaacaaatgtataatatattagttttgtttttgtgaggacagaaacaaaaaagtttataattgtagtgacttttaaatagtttttaaagcaacaggtacgtaataattgtaaatatatcataggtacctacctatttgaacatACCAATACTTGTAATACATACCATGTAAtacttttagggccggttgttcgaacgctaatcaacaatgatcattatcaaataattaattactgtcaatgtcaactttaaaaacataattagttacaattctgagactataatcaattaatataacaataattattaacataattaataataaatctcataattgtaattaattatgttttcagcaacccaagcaaagttgacattgacagttttggtgacagtaattaaatatttgataatgatcattgttgattagcgttcgaacaaccggcccttatttacataatttgattaccatcaaaatttctatcaatattcacctaatatattgttttcttactctatgttttgttgtattttttcaattctaaatcatttcaattcaaaattaaaataatttgctttatgtaattcaaaaatgtcaaaagtttaatccgtttagttagtcgatcttcacACATAATGACACGTTGTCACcatggcgaagcgtttaatgcgaatgaaccccaatacaacgccaataccaactgcgctgataagttggttcgaatcccaatagaaacttttatttttttattttttttatacattttatgattgtaagtatatttattatataattttattttcagaaaatacgtatttagttaaaaaaattttcgacaattaatgttcagaaatcatttgtggcatttttaatgtgtttgtgtgtgttttattcttttattattttaatttttggcactgttttaataaaaatgtttgagaagtagtaagtataaattagtttaatatttaaataaaatataaataaaaagtatattaatttcgtttataatcatataatcatataatagaagtataacttcttacatgcgtacaaagtacacacacattcttttttcatctttccgggccccattaaagtgcgggcccgaggcaggtgcctcacgggcctagtggtaaaataggccctgattGTTACCTATTTTAAAAAACTCTTCATCATGCtccataaaaaaagaaaataaaactaatttcatccttttcgtgtctcagatggcgtagctacttttgctataACTACTCAACCCTTAGCTactctatataaaaaaaaaacttcaacaATTTTTAATTGAAGGTGTTTCATTGGCAACATTGCACTTAAAGCCAGTCACCGATAGTTCTTTTGTCAACTTTGCAGTGGCGtaccaaaataatattttaattatttattacttatttatacACGTAAGTAATTACGTAAAAGTTAAATCTAAGATCGatgtaattattaaattatcatgTATGTTTTGATAGATATTTTCTAGTTGTCTaacaaaataaagtaaatattctTCTGAAtgtatttctttgtggcatcttatgcaattacatacagtatggtgcaaatgtttggaataaattggttatttcgtaagccaccgactttaaggaaaaatcctgaaacaggtcgatttttgcttttaaattatgattttttgagaCATGtcctactagtgacgtcatccatctgagcgcgatgacgtaatcgatgatttttttaaatgtcaatagaggtcgtgtgatagcttatttgaaaagttattcaattctctattcagcaatataaacattaacaattatttatacaagctgttcaaaaaattttgaaattgatttttttattttttttaattaaattgacacaaaaaaaaaagaaggcatgtaacttatttaatttagaatacattctattgctttcagaagacaaaaaaaaatggtttttgataaataaacattgtttttcgcttaatttcaatgttcgagctgccacccatctgccccttgacagtttgaacattatttaatttaagcgaaaaacaatgtttatttctgaattaaacatttttttctattttctgaattttctgaaagcgttagaatgtattttgaattaataatttttcttagacaccctgtataagcaattatatcaatgtttatattactgaatagataattaaataacccttcaaatgagctagcacacgactccgattctcatttaaagaaatcatagattagggaccgttcaagtattacgtaacgcaggttggggggggggtcaaaaatcttcaaaaattgcattacgcaatagttaaactcccataagagtgcgaTACGTAGGGGgaggggttaaaaatcttcaaaaatcgcgttacgtaatacttgaacgctcccaaacgtcatcacgcccagatggatgacgtcactagtatgatatacatatatgtcaaaaaatcgttcaaaaataaaaatcgacctgtctcaggatttatCCTAattgtcgctggtttacgaaataatgaatttactccaaacatttgcaccataccaTTAGTTATATATACACTATTTTACTTGGCAAATAATTTTGCATTTTGGCATATTTTCGACTTCCACTTCTGAAAGTGATAGGTATTAAtactttgtattttgataacgatttccgaagtggaagtcaaaacgtcaaataaatttaattttcaaagTGGGCTTATTTTcgaagtaaaataataaataaagtaaaattttattaatagggAGTACCTATACAGTATTTCAAGGCCAATTTCCACTTTAAATTGTCATTATGATGTGTGTTTATAATAAGTATTGAGTTTCATTTACTATCCTTGATCTTTGGGAACGGCACGaatattattttacaatttaCAGATATTAAAACGTGAAAGAATAATTGCAAATGGCACCaccaaaaagcaatgttttttttttcattttaatgaaCTATATCTCCAATTTACACGCCTACTAAAAATAGAAAGATGGTGGAGCATTTCTTTTAATCAAGTAAACGAAAGACAAGACAGTGAGAATACGAACAAGAGTGAAGACAATGAATCGAAGAttaagatttaataaataaatctactttaaaatgtatatgtctgaattgtcaatatgaatgagtgagataaaattaaattattagagaagaattttttaccaagcaacaaaaacaaaatttgtttaaattattaaagttgtgtattttgataataatttccaagttggaaatcgaaacgtcaaataaatttaatttaaaacttaaattgtgacttattcccaTGTCACAAGAAACAAAACACCCCACGTCGACGTCTATGCGGATAAGGACACATGTTGACAAGTAAAATATTTCTAAGAATTCTCACCCTTCGACGAACATAAATATATAGACCAGCGAAGTATTGATAAGGTTACCAATGATTCACAGTATTCAAGAAATTTGTTCAACTTAGCCACTTGTAAATTTGACCCATCGGCTGGAGGTATATTGTTACCGTGGCAAATTTTAGGAAATGATCTAATTTTTTCACTTATCCACATTGGCAAAGGATACACAATAAAAATACCCCCGGTATAAATTTAGTTCTAAAATTTAACATTGTTGCCGATAGTTCTCAGTTCAATTTGTAGATGAGTCGCCTTCAATTAAAAATGGTTGGACTATACCTACCTAtatacaatttgtattattttatcaagAAAACAAGCATTTTTTCTgcaaattgtatattttgctttgcattttcatatgaaaaaaccgcggtatTTATCTTGTACTTTTTTTGAACTAGAGGTGCACGTGATACtataaataatgttatttataatAGTATCAtgggtatttttattattaataaaaaaaattatattaaaatacaatgttaaaaactttaataatattagcaatattaaaaactttaatatattatattatagtatatgtattatgaatcagtagaaacgattatattttatttaaatttggtaaattataactccactcgaccagcagcgcacgaccacacaactcgaaacacaagtacgcaaatacggttgcgtgaagcgtggctcgaaaccgtggaatttacgagactagctcggtctgtagatcgttgtcaaaaaataacttaattTGAGGTTAACATTAACAGTGAAGTCGTGAAGTTCTGAAGTTTGTAGTTTGTTGACATGTTGCATGTTGCATCGTTGCATGTTGACAACAgagttgccagattggggtattttcccccatttttggggtaatttgaaagcgtctagggGAATTTTTataagcagaaatggttggggGATTTTTTGGGGGAAGAATTAATGGTTGGGGGATTTTTGGGGGAAGAATTATGGATAATTTTAACgctcatggtaaattaaatttgtgaaAGTAAATAGAAAGAACTGTATATTctactctcatataatcgaagatGATAGAACATATGAATTATTTCAGCgccctctgttgataagtagtataattttggtttactgttctttACATTTGAGTACTACCGTGTATTAGTCGTACTACTACTGCTCCTAATTCATTAGCTTTGTTTGCGGAGACACTCCATGACTGGTTTCTGACTGATTcgcatgcgcagttccgttttTAAGGGCttgaaaacggaactgcgcatgcgTATGAGTCAGCAACTAGTCATAGACTGTCTCCGCGAACAAAGCTATTAAAATGcgccaaaaatttaaatttgggggatttgagcttcaatttgggGGAATTTTAGTTTAAAAGTGGGGGATTTAGAAAATcgcatctggcaactctggttgACAAGCACCATTAATAAACAGTAGCATGCCCCGGAATCTCATATGGAAAAATTGGGGAATTTCCCACACCACTTCCACACCGCTCAGCTAAATAAAGAGAAACGACAGCCTTTCTcgctcacgaagactttaaccaatcatttatgttaaAACACCATTACACCATACCTgaatgtcacaaataaaataatcaaacgaggcttaactcgacgatgtcaattattgtcaaaagtaaaagtaatgacagttagaAGTTAGAGAGTAgtgcaaatacaaataattttctattagtttacagtttttattgtattatctgtaacgatttattcttagtaatttcaatttCAGTTGGTTCCATCCTTCGTTTATAAAGTGTAGtgtgtagttttgttttagttgcGAAAGAACTTTGGTattgtgttaataaaaaaaataaacatggtttattattgttgtgtacaaatcatagaaaagttagaaaatgcataggtaaatagtaattagtttataactgttttatctgaaacaacaaataaatacacgtacctatatttagaaaaaaattgtctaacttttttatatcccttttccttactaaatttgacagcaaaaataacatattttgcaacttgagaattccgaataatttatgagtattacttagatattattcaaataaaatactttaacaagcttagtaagttttggtattttattttaataatataggtgagattatttcttgtaaaataacaagatattttaattagtaaccaaattgcccgcaagaggcgctaaacggataaaattaatgcttgtccatttgaatttcccgccaaatggtgattagttaacacATCGCTCGCAAATGGCGTAAGGAACCAAATGtttacagtgagttgcctatctatctggtaatactatatattatttatctatgaacAGTAGGGTGTGCCATTATTAGTCAAATTAATGATTAATTCATTAAAGTTTCCAAAATAGTCTTCAATCCACTTCAATTTTTAGGTCTTGCTTGGCAGcacattaattacaaaaaatggTACTGGTAAATTCATGTTGGTCTCCATGCATTTGGACTGATAATCTGAGATCAGGTTGCAATGCAATTGCTTATTACACTGGAGCGATGAGCATTGTTTTAAcgacttttgttatatttaacaTGGCAGGTGGAGATTCCACACAGCTATATAACCCCTTATTTGAAGCTGATGTGAGATTGTGTAAGTATTCACACTAGTTTGTTGTTTATTTCATTGATGCAGTGTTAAGCCCTATGTGTTAAGGGGTCCACAAATTGCTTTATTGCTCGAAGAGCAAGTCTGTTCAAACAAAAAAGACGAACACAAGTTGCACACACACTTCAGTTTTGTTTATTAGTTTGTCCAAATATGAAACGAATTTCATTGACTTGCTCGTCGAGCTATAATGCAGTTTGTGGGCCCCTTTAAgctttatttgtgtttttgtagccATGCAAGTTGTGGGAACTTTCATTATACTCTATTTCGTATTGTTGATTGCATCAGCTGTTTCACTAGTGTATGGTATAAGGCAACTGGTAAGAGGGTTTATGGTGCCATGGATGGTCGGTTTTGGATTTGCTATTTTGTTTCAACTTGTGTTTGGCATGTGGCTGATCGGAGGATATTATATTTATGTAAGTTGTATTATTTGAAGTGTCCATGTTATGTATTTGTGGATGTAAATCATCGTATTAAaagtaaaactcactaactacacttttcagaaagtggagtAAAATTGATTTAAAGGAACAAATTGGTTTTTAAATTCACCTTACTTGAATATTGGAATTTATTAACTTTATCCTttggatgaccaagcgggggaaattgtgaccccagcgtatgtttttctttaataaattcaaaagtattttcagtttttaactcattattgaagttatacttctttaggcgcgattgagattgagggtgaatttatattgatatGCGCggatgcgcacaccgacagtttggtattagtctttatacgggctctgattgggtgttgaaatgatctgtcaatatggaggttatcggtaaacaaaaatgttgtataatatattagtttttattgttgtgaggacagaaataaaatcaaagggcctagccgggtaagatggtgaaaagtgcccccaactcattttaaattccatataggtcactttttagcacatatagaagaactcactttctgaaatttttagctccctaggtggtcacgtgacccccctagagcctaattaggctttttaggtttttattttttatctcagccgcgtcaagagctagccaaaaactttatttaaaaaagttgtaagtttcaaaaagatctatatgaaaaaaattttttttattttttggcgggaaattcgaatttttagaacaattttaaacttttaaataactctgaaaaaaaaactaagacactcgtttttacgaaaatcaattataatgtgtatttttgcacaatcttt contains:
- the LOC114331976 gene encoding uncharacterized protein LOC114331976, producing the protein MVLVNSCWSPCIWTDNLRSGCNAIAYYTGAMSIVLTTFVIFNMAGGDSTQLYNPLFEADVRLSMQVVGTFIILYFVLLIASAVSLVYGIRQLVRGFMVPWMVGFGFAILFQLVFGMWLIGGYYIYLETVLYATIIWLWMGYNIYLWIVVHSQYKVIKKLQSPNIELLWP